Genomic window (Bacteroidota bacterium):
AAACTTCCACTTCTCCAAACCAATTGTCTTTATACGTGCCAATGAAATTTTCTAAATTCAGATGGTCTGTATTTGCATTTTCTACAGTTTCCCATACTTTATTTACTACCGAATCGCCTACATTTTGGCTATAAGAAAGGGCATTTTCTGCTCGTTTAATCCAATCGAATTTTTCAACACCTATGTATGAGTCTGTGATAGCTTTTGAAATAATATAATATCCAAGGCCTCCGGGAGCCGAGTTTGTGAGAACAACCACTCCGAGATTCAATTCAGGAATAAGAGTAGTCATAGAAAGCATTCCGGGCAAACCGCCAGTATGGCTTATTGTTAGATAAGAATTTTCGTCGGACAGTTTCCAGCCTAAACCATAGTACGAAAAATGTGTTTTATAACGAGATTGAGGTTTATAGTTGAAATTTATTCTTGTATGAGCTGTCCACATTTCATTTAAGTTTTTTTTCGAAAAGAGTTTCTTTTTCAATCTGTAGCCATACTTACCTTCGTTCAGCAGCATAAGAAGCCATTTACTCATATCGTCCACGCTTGAATAAATTCCACCGGCAGCGGCAGTCAGATTGTTCGAGTATGTTTCTATCTGCTGCAATTCTCCAGTTTCGGTGGAGTGTGGTAAAGCAATATTGGTTTTGCTTCTCACACTTTGAAAAGTACCGGCAGATCTATCCATTTCTAAAGGAGCAAATATTCGTGTTTCTACAAATTCTGTCCAGCTTGTGCCGCTGATTTTTGCAATGATTTCTCCGGCTACTATATACAAAAGGTTGTCATAATCGTATTTTGTACGGAAATCGGACACTTGTTCCTGATATTGAAAACTACTAACGACATCATTGATTGTAAAATCGCTGCCATGCGGAAATATCATCAAATCGCCTGCTCCCAATCCTAATCCGCTTCTATGAGTAAGTAAATCCTGAATAGTGAAATTTGCTGTTACATATGGGTCGTACATTTTAAATTCCGGTATGTAATCCACAACTTTATCTGTCCACGATATTTTGCCTTCATCCACCAGAATTGACAAGGCAGCCGTAGTAAATGCTTTACTATTGGAAGCAATGGCAAATAAAGTATTTTCATCGACTTTTTCTTTTGTTTGCATCGAACACAGGCCGTATCCTTTAGAATGAAGAACTTCCCCATCTTTTACAAGTACAACAGCAATTCCGGCTTGTGGCATTTTCCCCATCGATTTGCTGATGAGAGAATCAATTTGTTTGCTGCCAAAACCTTGAGAATTTGCAAAGAAAGAAAACGAAACTGATAATAAAAGTAAAACGCTTTTGATAAATAATTTTTTCATTTTTTTAGTTTAAAGTTTGTAAAGTGATAAATTTTATGTGTCAATTTAGATATTTTAAGATTTGGATTGCCACCTGCGACAAAAATTATGGAGTATATTGTGCTTTAGCATTTTGTTATTTTATCAATTTCTCAATTAGTAAGCATACACTTGTGCCTAATTCATTAATCAAATTTTCATTGTTGACTTGCATATTCTTTGCTCGAATAATGGCATCATTTATTCCATTTTCAAACCTTTCAAATTTCAGGTTCTTTTTATTATATCCTTTCAGAATAATTGAAAGTTCTTTGTCTATAAAACGTCTGGTTTTATTCACTTTATCGTTATTTATCAAACCATCAAGGGAATATTTTTGTAAATCAGTAAGATGCAAAAGTAACCATAATTCAAATGTTGGATTTGACAATGCAAGATTATAACCCTCTAATTTACATTTATCAATAATAGAGTTTAGTTGTTCCTTACTAACATTTTGCCTGTCTCTGTCAACCACCATCCACAATTCATTGGCTTCAATACCATGTTCAATCCAATATTCTTTTCTTTCATCAAGCAAGTCAATCACATGATTTGGATGACTTTTTGTATCAGTTTCATCTCTCTTTTCAAGTCTTTCAACCTTGATGATTTCGGAAGAATCTAAATCATGAATACCATCAAAATATTGCTCCTCTGTTTTGCCTTCACTGGCTATTGAAATAAGGTAAACTTCTTTTGTATTCTGGCTTTCAGGTTCTATAGCCCTTTTCCCAAATTCATTTTTAATCCTCAATCTACCTGGCATAACTAGAAATTTAAGTTTTTAAAACTCTTGAATATTGGAATCGCACCATATCTACCAAGCAAATAGTCTTTTCGAACTATTTTGTCATTCCTTACTTTAAATTCATCCAATGAAAATAATCGCGACTGATTTTTATTTTTTTCAATAAACCAGATTTCATCTCTACGTAATAGTTCCAAGTCCATCAATAATGATTCATGAGTTGTTACAATCATTTGACTTTCATTATTCTTTGTTAATTCAAGAAAAATTTCAAAGATTCCATAGGTTAATTTTGAATGTAAACTTCTGTCTAGTTCATCAATAATAAATACAGAATCAGTTTTTGTCATTTCATGTAATGCAGGTATGAAATCAAATAATCTTTGTGTCCCATCAGATTCGTCTTCAATATCAAAAACAATTGGAGATTCAAAATTATTGATATGTTCCAAACCTATTTTTTTTACCTTATATTCATTTTGGGTATTTCGTCTTAAAGAATATGTGATTCCATTAATTTCAAAAATAATAGATTTCACTTTTTCAATATTCTTCGTTAAATCTTCTTTTATTTGCTTTGGTATATCAAAACTTTCTAAATCTATTTCTTCAGATGTTACATTTTGAATTCCGGTTTGAAAAATATTAAGAAAACTGTTGAATATCTTGGACATTTCATCGTCATCACCAATAAAATTCAAACCTGAATATTTGGACTTAGGAAATACGACAGTAAGCTTCTTTTCAAACCAGTCATAAACATTCTTGAAGTCAATCGCCTCACTAAAGTCATTAATACTCTTTCTGTTCATTTCATTCAAAAAAAGTAGATTATCAGAATTTTGGAAATCCTCTCGATATACATCAAATCTCTTTTTTGCTTTTGAACTTAATTTAATAGCAATATCAATCTCATGTTTGTTTTCACTATTTATAAATCTGTCAAATATTTTCTTTTCTTTGTTTTGTCCTATTTCATATAACCATTCTTCAATTATCTGATTATCCTTTAATATTAATGCAAATCCATATGAATAATATTTATTCCCTGATTTGAATTCATATTGAAAAATTGTTGGCACATTGATATTATCTTTTTTTAGGCGGTAATGGCAATTTACGGGATTAAGTTTATTTATTCCATTTACAATTATTCTTCTTGAGAAGTCTATTGCTTTTACAAAATTGGATTTCCCAGAAGCATTTGCACCATAGATTACTCCTGACTTTAAAATACTAATTCCTTTCCCTTTATGATAATGAGTAGAAAGCCTTCTTTCTTTATTGGCTATTAATGAAAATTCAGATTTTTCATTAAACGACATAAAATTCTCAACATTAAATCTAATTAGCATGACAATATATTTTAATATGCTGTAAAGTAACGAATAATTCTCATATTAAATACATATTTTTGTTTTATTTAGTGCAAGAATATTTTTAGACAGTCTGATGCATAAAAGTCTTATATGATAATTTTGTTTTTGGAAATTGTTTATTGAATATTGAGTGTTGAATATTGAATGTTTTCTTTAATGATTTCTTAACTATTTATTCAGCTTTATCCATTTAAGGCTAATAGCTAGCCCTCCTCCTGCAGCCAATAAAAAAGTTTTTGTATCGCCTTTTTGTATTTCCATTTGCTCAATTTTTATATCAAGTGGTTTGTTTTTGTAATGTGCTTCTTCTCCGTCTTTATATATTACAGCTTGATAGGTTTTTTCCTTGTCAAGAAAATCAAAATCAATAGTTATTTCTCTTTCGTTTTCGTCTGTGATACTTCCCAGAAACCAATTTTCTGTTCCTTTTTCCTTTCTTGCAATTGTAACAAAATCTCCTACTTCACCATTTAAAACATGGGTTTGTTCCCAATCTACTCCTACATCCTTTATAAACTGAAAGGCTGCTTGATTTTCATAATTATCTGGTAAATCGCATGCCATTTGAATTGGGCTATAAATCACTACATACAATGCCAATTGTTGAGCCAGTGTTGTGTTAATTTGGTTGTTTTCTTTTGTGGGTAAAGAAATATCAAATACTCCTGGAGTAAAATCAATCGGACCTGCCAACATTCTTGTAAAGGCAACAATAGCTAAGTGTTCGGGTGGATTTCCTCCATCGCCTGCCCAAGCGTTGAACTCCTGACCTCTAAGTCCTTCTCTAGCAATTGCATTGGGGTATGTTCGTCTGATTCCGGTTGCTTTTATTGGTTCATGTGCGTTTATAGCAACTTTATATTTTGCACCAGTTTCTAAAACTTTTCTATAATGATTGACCATCCATTGTCCGTGGTGATACTCACCTTTTGGAATTAATTTTCCTACATAACCGGTTTTCACAGAATGAATTCCTAATTTGTTCATCATTTGATATGCTGTATCTAATTGCTGCACGTAGGTCCGCGGTGCACCGGATGTTTCGTGGTGCATAATAATTTCAACTCCTTTTTCTTTAGCATAATCAATAACTTCTTTAATATTATAGTCGGAATATGGTGTTACAAAATCAAAGATTCCTTCCCTGTCTTCAAAACCTATCCAATGTTCCCAACCTGTGTTCCATCCTTCAACTAATATGCCTGAAATATTGTTTGCTGCTGCAAAGTCAATATATTTTTTAGCATTTTCTGTTGTTGCTCCATGCATTCCACTTTTCATATCCCAAGTAGATTTCCCAATGTGCATTTCCCACCATATGCCCACATATTTTTTTGGTACAAACCAACTCACATCACCAATTTTATTTGGTTCATTCAAATTCAAAATCAATTTTGATTCTATTAAGTCAGTAGCATTGTCGGCAATTTGTATTGTTCTCCAAGGTGATTTAAATGGTAGGGCTCTTTTAACTTTATAGCCTAATCTATCGGATCCTACCAATTCACTGGTAAGTTTTAATGACTCATTATCTACTTTTATTGTCATCCCGGCATAGTCTGTTAGGTTGGCTTCATGAAAACTCAAATGCAATCCATCGGAAGTTCGCATTGTAACAGGAGTGTTTACAGCATTTTCAGGAATATAAGTTTGAGCTAACCATTGTTCTTTTTTAAGAGCGAGAGCATCAATCTCAGACACTTTTGTTGTGTTGTACAGATGCTCATAAATATCCCAATCCCCTGGAGTCCACCATGCTGTATGATCGCCGGTAAGTTGAAATTCAGTATTTTCATCCATTATTATCAGACTATCTACTCCTTTTTGATTCAAAAACTCATATCGAAATCCAATTCCATCATCATAAGCTTTAAAATGAATGTTTAACTGTCGCTTTGGTGAAGAGATCTCTTCCAGTTTTATGATTAGTTGATTGTAGTGATTGTTCACTTTTTTTTGTTCACCCCAAGGCATTTCCCAGCTTTCGTTTATTTCTTTGATAGATGTTCCAATAATTTTCAATCCGTTTTCTAATGGTGCTTGGTTCTT
Coding sequences:
- a CDS encoding serine hydrolase; translation: MKKLFIKSVLLLLSVSFSFFANSQGFGSKQIDSLISKSMGKMPQAGIAVVLVKDGEVLHSKGYGLCSMQTKEKVDENTLFAIASNSKAFTTAALSILVDEGKISWTDKVVDYIPEFKMYDPYVTANFTIQDLLTHRSGLGLGAGDLMIFPHGSDFTINDVVSSFQYQEQVSDFRTKYDYDNLLYIVAGEIIAKISGTSWTEFVETRIFAPLEMDRSAGTFQSVRSKTNIALPHSTETGELQQIETYSNNLTAAAGGIYSSVDDMSKWLLMLLNEGKYGYRLKKKLFSKKNLNEMWTAHTRINFNYKPQSRYKTHFSYYGLGWKLSDENSYLTISHTGGLPGMLSMTTLIPELNLGVVVLTNSAPGGLGYYIISKAITDSYIGVEKFDWIKRAENALSYSQNVGDSVVNKVWETVENANTDHLNLENFIGTYKDNWFGEVEVSLKEDKLWFRSLRSPKLSGEMFFYKATTFAIKMEYKDMTSDAFATFSLDKEGKATMIKMEGISPNIDFSFDYQDLELLRIAD
- a CDS encoding RloB domain-containing protein yields the protein MPGRLRIKNEFGKRAIEPESQNTKEVYLISIASEGKTEEQYFDGIHDLDSSEIIKVERLEKRDETDTKSHPNHVIDLLDERKEYWIEHGIEANELWMVVDRDRQNVSKEQLNSIIDKCKLEGYNLALSNPTFELWLLLHLTDLQKYSLDGLINNDKVNKTRRFIDKELSIILKGYNKKNLKFERFENGINDAIIRAKNMQVNNENLINELGTSVCLLIEKLIK
- a CDS encoding glycoside hydrolase family 97 protein — encoded protein: MNKINFMAVYFLLISIVACNQKKDIAIVSSPNKENSIEFQLSSGGTPCYLVRHNNKIVIDSSSMGFDFKNQAPLENGLKIIGTSIKEINESWEMPWGEQKKVNNHYNQLIIKLEEISSPKRQLNIHFKAYDDGIGFRYEFLNQKGVDSLIIMDENTEFQLTGDHTAWWTPGDWDIYEHLYNTTKVSEIDALALKKEQWLAQTYIPENAVNTPVTMRTSDGLHLSFHEANLTDYAGMTIKVDNESLKLTSELVGSDRLGYKVKRALPFKSPWRTIQIADNATDLIESKLILNLNEPNKIGDVSWFVPKKYVGIWWEMHIGKSTWDMKSGMHGATTENAKKYIDFAAANNISGILVEGWNTGWEHWIGFEDREGIFDFVTPYSDYNIKEVIDYAKEKGVEIIMHHETSGAPRTYVQQLDTAYQMMNKLGIHSVKTGYVGKLIPKGEYHHGQWMVNHYRKVLETGAKYKVAINAHEPIKATGIRRTYPNAIAREGLRGQEFNAWAGDGGNPPEHLAIVAFTRMLAGPIDFTPGVFDISLPTKENNQINTTLAQQLALYVVIYSPIQMACDLPDNYENQAAFQFIKDVGVDWEQTHVLNGEVGDFVTIARKEKGTENWFLGSITDENEREITIDFDFLDKEKTYQAVIYKDGEEAHYKNKPLDIKIEQMEIQKGDTKTFLLAAGGGLAISLKWIKLNK
- a CDS encoding ATP-binding protein; this translates as MLIRFNVENFMSFNEKSEFSLIANKERRLSTHYHKGKGISILKSGVIYGANASGKSNFVKAIDFSRRIIVNGINKLNPVNCHYRLKKDNINVPTIFQYEFKSGNKYYSYGFALILKDNQIIEEWLYEIGQNKEKKIFDRFINSENKHEIDIAIKLSSKAKKRFDVYREDFQNSDNLLFLNEMNRKSINDFSEAIDFKNVYDWFEKKLTVVFPKSKYSGLNFIGDDDEMSKIFNSFLNIFQTGIQNVTSEEIDLESFDIPKQIKEDLTKNIEKVKSIIFEINGITYSLRRNTQNEYKVKKIGLEHINNFESPIVFDIEDESDGTQRLFDFIPALHEMTKTDSVFIIDELDRSLHSKLTYGIFEIFLELTKNNESQMIVTTHESLLMDLELLRRDEIWFIEKNKNQSRLFSLDEFKVRNDKIVRKDYLLGRYGAIPIFKSFKNLNF